The nucleotide sequence TCATGAATCATTCAGGATAAATCATGTTATTTCATATCAGGTCCTTACTTTTCCCTTGTCAGCATCTGCTGAATCTCCTCTACAGTTGCCCCTTTGCTGATCGCCCTTAATACATCATCAGCTGTTTGCGACTTTCCCTCTTTTATTCCTTCTGATCTTCCTTCCTCTCTTGCCTCTTCCTTTAACATTTCCATCGTTTCGGCTTCATTGTACTCAGTCAGACACATATTTGTCACCTCCGCCCTGTTCAGTTCTACAAATTCCCGGATCACGAAATCTCCGGGCATATCCCTCAGTGCTTTATCAACTGCTTCTTTAATCTCCATTTTCTGCCTGTTGTTTCTGATACTGTCAATCAGCCATGAATATTCAAACAGCGGTCTGCAAGCCTTTACAAGCTCCTCATTATGACCCGGGTTGATGTTGATCATCCTCACTCTTACCTCAACATCCGAATGCATCCTGTATTCTTCATCAAATAAGTCTGTCAATTTGAGAATGCCATCTTCATGCTGTTCAGTACCATTGTAAAATGTGACAAGTTTCGGAACAGGCAGCTTTATCCGGTGTTTTCCATAAATATTCAGCCTGTGGCCATGTATATATTTATCATACAGCTTTCCAAGATACATCAAATCTCTTACCGGCATATTTGGATTATACGTGCTCTGCTGCTCATATAAGCTTAAGAAGCTGCCTAACAGGAATGACACATCATTCTTCATTCCCATATACAGGACATCATCTATAGTATTGATCTCAATGTCATCCTCATTTGAATAATCCGTTCCATTTATGGCATTGTACAGCTCCAATGTCCACTTCTTATTCTCTTCCCTGCCAAATATAAACGTGAAAAGTCTGTCTTTATGTTCTCTGTTTATCCCTTCTACCATTATAATTTCCTTCCATTGATAGTTACTTGTAAAATTAACGGTAAGAAGATACCTAAACATACATTCGTTTATATTATAAATTTAGCATATATAAATCATGTTGTAAAGAAATTGCAGACAGGGATCGCATATGCTATAATCAGCTTTTGGAAAAACGAAGGAAATAAGTGATGTTTGAAGCTGAGACTGTTTACACATTAGAAGAGTGCAGAAAAGCCGCCTGGGCTGTATGGCTGCACTCAAAAAAGACTATGGCTTTCTTTATATGTCTTGTTTTTATGCTGGTAGTAGGGATATTGTCCATTTCTTTTGGCTCATATGATACCGGAAGTAAGATCCTACTGCTAACAGGTATATATATCTTAATGCTTTTTGTACTGATTGAAAGACAGATACGATATGGTTTTAAAACTAACAGGATAATCCGGAATTCAAAAGTGCACTTTGATTTTTATGACGAATATTTTGATGTAATCAGCGAATCCGGAAATAGTCACATAGAATACAATCAGCTTTACAGGCTGATGGAGACAAAAGAAAATTTTTACCCTATGATATCCTGCAATAATATGTTCATAGTCAGAAAAGCCGACTGCAGCAGGGAACTCATTGATTTTTTGCATAAAATTGCATGAGCTTCTCACTGCAGCACAGCTTTCTGATAAAACGTATGTAGACTTTTCTTAATCCCAAAGTAAAGTTCAAATTATTTTTTAGCAGTTCCTGACTTTTCTTTTGTCAGCATCTTCTGAATATCCTCTACCGTTGCCCCTCCGCTGATTGCCCTTAATACAGCATCAGCTGTTTGAGACATTCCTTCCTTTATTCCTTCTGATCTTCCTTCTTCTCTTGCTTCTTCCCTTAACATTTCCATCGTTTCGGCTTCATTGTACTCAGTCAGACACATATTTGTCACCTCTGTCCTGTTCACTCCGAGCATTTTAAGCATCGAGTAATCTAAATTCACTTCCATCAAGTTCAGCCATCAGGTTAAAGGTATCTGTATGCCATATTTCTGCCGCAAATCCCGCATCCTGATTGATCGTTCTTCCACTTGCAACCTTTTCACTTAAATGTTTCTGCATCTCTTTTATCGAGTTTTCTACTTTACTTCCATAGGCTTCTCCTTTTAACGATGCCAATGCTGTACCTGTATATTTTGAAGCATACTCCCACCCTGCCTTGAATTTTTCGGCATCTATGTTTGCAATATATTCTCTTATACCTGAATCCGTGAACCTAACCTCATAATAGATGGGGTGGCTGTTCTCACCCCGCACATGGCACTATATTGCCATTGAACCTTTGGCAGATGACATATTCAGTTTGCCGTCCTTAGGTAGAAAGAGCAAAACAATCGTATATCCGCTTGAAGGTGAATCTCCACCGATTGCTCTTTCCTATCGACAGCACAAGTCTCCCGGCGTGTTCCGTTAGGTGCCCGGCGAATTGCATCAAGTTGCTGATAACAGTTCTTATCCTGCGCCTGCGAACCTTCTTGCGTGTTGGAGCATCTGCCTTCTTCAGAGACTCCTGACCAATGATTCGCAGAATGTTATAGGCAATAACGGTTAGTTCAAGAACAAGTTTGTTGCTGTCAAACTTGCCAGACGGAAGTCTTTCAACATCCATATCCGTTTTTATCTCGCTACGTAAAGACGGAAGAGACGAAGGTGTACTACGTTGCCGATGGGGATATTACGGGTGACATTGACATTTAATACTATAATGGGGTGCAGAGCTGTATGGCTCTGCACCCTATCGTATGCTCATGTATTACATATAGATTATTTCGTAATCAACAAATTCCGAGAAAAATCCATTTATTACAACTTTGAGATTTTTTTCAGCGGCATCATAAATCCCTTTACTTTCAGCCTGTTTTAACCCCTTTGCCTCAATTTCGGAAATAACATTTTGATATTGGGATATTTCTATAGGGTTTAATGGTGTGTTCACCTCGTTGCATTGCATAGAATCCCAGATAACGTAGTTATCGTTTAATTGGGCTTTTGGAATTGATATATAAATTTTATCATCACCAACTTTCACTTTAATGTCAGAAACGTCATAACCAACCTTAACAATCCCTCGTGCTGTAATGTCAATAGTATTGGTTGTTCCAAGTATTTCTAACGAGCTGAAATACCTTGATTCCTGTTCGCTTTGAGAAACTGTATATTCGCAAGAATATGTTGTTAATTCTGACATTTCCTTAAGTTTTGCCTCAATATCATCTTTTGTGACAGTCCTTTTTACAGTTTCCCCCGGAAGCTGTATTTTGCGTTCTACTATACGTTCTGAAACTATTTCCTTCGGTGGGATAGTGTACTTGGCAAATAAAAACCCCGAAAGAAAAAATATGATAAAACTTGTCATGAATACAACAATTTTCCTTTTTGTCATAATGTCTCCTTTCCAACCCGACAGTTATTGTTAAATGGGTTAAATATAGTACCTGCAAGCTTGAGGTTAATGAGATTCTTCATATTCCTGATAAAGCAATCCAAAAATGTAAGCTTTTTTACCTTATCTATTCCGGTATTTGATAAAGCTTTTGAATATGCGACATACGCTTCAGCAAATGACATTTTGACACTCATCGGATCAAACCTTATTGAAAAGCGTTTTTTGATTGAGGTCATATTTTCAAGTACGTTATTCAACGATTTCAATTCTTTATAAGTGTAATTCGTAGTGCTTTGGAAATTATCTATCCTTCTGTAAAGTGTACCTCTGAATCCGTAATTTTCCTTTTTGTATTCATCATGAACCTGTATCCTTACGCCGGACGGTGTTGAAAAAACAATCATGCTATCTACAATTACTCTTTTATTGATTCCAAGTCTGTGAAATTCATCTGTGAGGATTTTTGACAGAAGATACCTCTTCTTATCCATCTTTTCGCCAATGTTAACTTCATGCTTACATATCGAATTACTCATTAACAACCTACCATCCTTAGTAATGGTCACATCCTCTTTGGCATTCTTGATTTCAAGTATAATGAAACCATTCCTGGTCAAAACAATTGTGTCTATCTCGGTTTCATTGAATCCATCTGAAAGATAAATGTTTCTATAAAATGAAGCATCGTCTCTCTTCACATACTGATAAGTATCAGCGACCCTTTCTTCTCCACACTTTCCAGCAAATGCAATCGCAATTTCCGTATTAAGAAAGTTTAATGTCTCTATTCCATTTGAAGTAAAGGTATTATCTGTGCCGCCCTCTATCTGTGAACTTCCAAGGATATCTGCAACTTCATTCAGCCTTTTTATGTTCCCATCAGGATTGCCTGTTATTATTTCGGAAACTGTTTCCTGATATTTATTCAACTGATTAACGTATTCCTCAAATGTATAGTCGGATCTCGTAAAAATCCCTCTTTTCTCGAATATGGAGATAATATCTTCTACTGTATAGTTCATAATTTGCATCACCTCCTTAAATCCATGCAGTAATAAATACTGCGATATAGAATAACACAATTAACCCAACAATAAATAAAGCGACTTTCATGATTTTTGCCATGTATGTACCTCCTTTTTTGATATGTGTTTTCTTTTGTTGAGACAATAATAGCAATTCTGTTTTTTGAAAATTTGGACACTTGAACTGATGCTTAAAATCAAAGAAGACATGATTTATCAAATCTAAATCATGTCTTCTGGTTTTTAACATCAAACTTTAATGCAATTTTTCAATCAGACAAGGTGTCATCTAATGGCATCTATATCTATATTTAGCCTTTCTCAATCTTTTAGCATACTTATTGGGGAGAAATCCAACTATCGTCAACTCTATTTGGCTTTTCTCAATAATAACTACGTAGATATCTATGTAGAAGTTATGGAGTCTATTGCCATCTTTATCTGGCTTTTCTCAATCGTGTTCTCAGATCTATGCCTTCAGCTAACTACAGCTAGTCTATTGCCATCTTTATCTGGCTTTTCTCAATCTTGAAACTTTGTATGAATCAATGAAGATATATTGTCTATTGCCATCTTTATCTGGCTTTTCTCAATCAAGCCTACAATTTCAGGCAAAGATATTGTTTTAGGGTCTATTGCCATCTTTATCTGGCTTTTCTCAATCTTAAAAGAGTTTGATTGTGTAGTCGTTCATTCCTGTCTATTGCCATCTTTATCTGGCTTTTCTCAATCTATAATGATGTTGATACAAAAACTATTGAATCGTCTATTGCCATCTTTATCTGGCTTTTCTCAATCCAACAACAAGAAATCCAGTTCGATTGAGTATACTGGTCTATTGCCATCTTTATCTGGCTTTTCTCAATCTGGTATTGAATTTCTATATGCAAAATCTACGGAAGTCTATTGCCATCTTTATCTGGCTTTTCTCAATCCATAACATCGTTGAGAAAGAAAAGGATGAAACAGGTCTATTGCCATCTTTATCTGGCTTTTCTCAATCGAGATCTGGACATTGATCGAATACGAGAAACGGTCTATTGCCATCTTTATCTGGCTTTTCTCAATCAAATAACTGCAACATCCATGCTTGATGCGATCAAGTCTATTGCCATCTTTATCTGGCTTTTCTCAATCCCTATCTTTTGTAGGGCTTATTTTATATGGCTTAGAATAATATTTTGCGGCGCAAACGCGATTAAGACATTCATAATTAACAATTTAATCCCAATTTCATCGTAACAAAGTGCTCAAACATTGAAATTACTGGTTGCGGCGCAAATTAAAGCCATCTGTAGGTTTCTTTCTGCAACACAGGATTTTTTCCAATATGAACCTGCTTACAGTCATTTTGAAGCTTATAAATTCTTATACTGTCATTTTCTTTATCTGCAATCTTCATAGCTTCCCTGATCATTTTCTTGTAAAGGAATGAGTGTATCCACACCTCGAAAGCAGATTTTTGAACCCTGATTCCGTATTTATTCAAGGTTTTTGCAAATTTTTCCCTTCGTCTGTTGTCAACTATATCATATATGACAAGAGCATATACTTTGTCATCATCCATTAGAATCACCTCAATACAATTGGCTGGTAATCAGATGAATGCTGGTTTTTAACCATGAATCTGAATGAATGTATCTGGTGCGCTACTGCTTCATAAAAGGTTAGCTTCCTTTCAGCTCCATGAATATACTGACACTTTGACTGCATTTTACCATGCAGTTTATTAATAAGTTTTCTTATTCCGTTTTTTCCAAGATAGACGGCATTTTCGAGAAAATCAAAGTCCACCGGTAAAAGTTCATTTCCCAAAAGCATTCCAATTACAGTAGAATCAACGATGGGCTGTCGCCATTCTTCCATCAAATCACATGATAAGGCCGGCCTGTTGTACCCGTTCGAGTGTAACATTCCTATTTCTGCTACAAGCCCCTCACTGCTGATCCTTGCAGTCAGAATATTGAGAAGAAAGGTATATCCCATGCTCAGAGCTGCATTGAATGGGTCTTTTGGAGGACGTTTATTTCTCCCCTTAAATGTGAACCTGCTTTCGGAAAAGAGGCTTCCGAGAGCCTTAAAGTAAATTTTTCCGGATATTCCCTCAATACCCATTATTTCTGACTGTTTCTCTGCCCTCATTAAACGGTTTTTCATTGATTTTAGCATAGCTTCATAATTCGGACAATCGCTTTTCTCACTAAAGTTGTGAGTTCTGTCATATCGTCTAAGAACAGTAAGCTGGTTGTTGATCTTGGCCTCAATAATGCTTTTATCAAAACTCAGTCTCTCAGCAGAATTATCTAAAAATTTGCATTGATTGATAACCACGTCTGACCTCATGACATCTTCTGATGAGATTTTACCGTTATAATGTCCACCGTATGAGTAATACAGTATCGGAATGTCCTCACTTAAACACGTATTAATGGCCTGAGTTGTCATTTGAACATTCCCAAACATCGAGATTGATTCTACCATGTGTAACGGCAGACGAGCTGTACTTTCCGTATTCCTTTTTATCACAAACAGGTTGTTGATGCAGGAAATATGGGTTCCCTGATCATAGATGTATACATCCATTATAGCCTCATTATTTTAATTTTATATCTGACAAATTAAGCAGGTCACCAATTGATGAACCAAACCTGCTGTTATTTGATTTTGGTTTCCCAAAATTCAGCTCTCTTTTACCTTTTGTATTTCCGGTATGAGCTTGACTGTCTTTTGAGCCGTTCATCGGTGTACTGCTTCTGACGACCTCGACAGCGATATCATCAGGATAGGAGATAATCCTGGCAACGTTATTCAGAAAATCCTTGCTGCGTGCAGGAATTTCTGTTGGCTTAGTGGAATCTTTGAGCTTATATACATATTTGTCGGAATCAACGCCATTTTTTTCTCTAAGTGTACAGTAAGCAGATGGCTTTTTTATATTCTTTTCCTTTCCAACAGATTTCTCTCCGCTTTCGAAGGTATAAGCAGTAACAACCTGATGCGACAGAAGGATATTATACATCATATTGATGACATTTTTTCTCAGACGGAAATCATAACTTAAAAATCTGTCAAATATCTCACTGTAAATGCTGAGCATACTCCTGTCATACTTGTTGAAATATGCAAAATGCTCAATATATCTTCGAAGTTCGACCATGTTATCATGTTCGGCAATATTTTCAAAAATCTCCATCCCAGACAGATATATTTTTCCTCCATAATTCTGCCTGTCTGGATCAAGACCATTACCGTAGGATAGAAAATATTTTATTTTGACACCTATTGACTCGTTGGCATTTGTAGTCCCTTCAATAACCTTATTCTTTTTGAAATTGTATCTGGACGATATATAGTCAGTATCTTCATTCTTGTAATACTGCTTTAACCCATTGGTATACATGGAAACTATCTGGTAAAGGATTGCTCCATTCAAAGTTTTACCATCTGTGCTTATACAAGCATATCCATCGGGCTTGTAACTGTCATTGTTTAAGCAGCAATAATGGAACCCAAGCTGGAAGTACATAAGGTCTCTCTCTCTAAGATAAACCCATTTTATGAGCTGCCCCTGCAGTTCATTTAGTATTTCCGAATATTCTACGATATCACGAAGCTCGACTCTGTTTTTAAGCTCCTGGTACTTCTTTAGTGTTTTTTGCTCTTCTTCATTACGACATATACCGTTTTTCTGGTACCCTGCAATTTTGTCCTGCTGATTCATATAGCTGCTTATCATATCAATGTTTACCGGATCGAGTTTGGCAGATATGGGACCAAGCATGCCGTACATCTTACAGAGAACCACATTTCTGTTAACAATGGGGTTCAGCCCATCATAGTATATGCCGATTTTTTTGCCGGATATTTCCTGGTTGCAGAAAGTTCTTAACGCAACTGATGATTTTTCATTCCCATAATCAAGGTATTTCCCTACATATTCTGAATATTCATCCTCATCCCTGAAATAATCACTGATTTCATTGCTTGTTGTTCCGTTAAGCTTTGTGCATATATCAAGTATTTCAAGGATATGGACAATATCTATCGTCATGTTGTAGTCCTTGATTGCATTTCCGGTTTCTTCGGCACGTCTCAAAATATTATTTACATACTGCTGATAGTGTCTTAAATCGCCAGCAAAAAGATTGACCTGTCTAGGATTTATGAGCCTGCCTAAAACATACCATTTTTGAAGCTCAGGAGACGTTTTTACGATAGCAATAATACCGGCAAATCTGTCTGATCTGAACTCAGGAAGAAATTTATCAATATCGGGTAGTCCATCTGGCTTTTTAACGGGATGCTTTATAAAGCCGTAATGATCCTCATTTTCCATGAGATAGGTCATAAATGACTGACGCAATCCTTCAAGCAGAGCCATCTTATAATGCTGGAATTTCTTGGGATGCATTTTTTCGGCATAATGCGATTGCTTTTTACCTCCAACATTACTCTGATTCTGATGGTTGTATTCGGTCATGATCTGTTGGCAAAGCTCTGATAATGAAATATCAGCATTACTGTAATGCCTGACAGCGGCTTTGAAATTTTCAGCAGGTTTTGTTTCTTTAGTGGTTTTTCCTTTTTCATCCTTTTCTATCTTGAGATTATTTACATAGTCAAGGAAGAGCTCAAGTGATCTTTTTCCCTGCAGGAAGTCATTATAGTATATTTCCTTGAAGAGAAAATACACAGCATTCTGCCACTTCTGCACATCAGCATCAGTATCGAAAGAAGCTTTATATCCGTTCCTGATAAGACACTCCGGAAAGTTCTTTCTTACAAAGACACTATTAAAAGCTGAAACCTGCGAAGCCCTTTCGTAATAACTGCCATAAAGTCTTTTAAGAACCTTTTCGAGTGATGTGTCAGAATAATACATAGGTAGATTGCTTGAATAAAACCTGTTCCTGATAACCTTAAATGTTCTGAAACAGTCATTTTCAAACATCTTTCCAATAAAGGACATATTCCAACTGCCATTATTAACGTTCTCTGTAGCAAAGTGGAAGGAAGAGTTTCTAAGCGAGTAAATTATGTCCTTCATATCTTTGAGCAGGGAGAGCTCGTCGTAATCTACTGTAAAGTTACTGTCACAGAAATCCTTCCACGCTGAATAGCCGCCGAAAAATTGCATTATGTTATGTGCTATTCCCGGAACAGCGAATTTCTTCAGCTTGTCGTCATCCAAAGTCAGGAAATCATTCTTTTCCGCAGTTTCTTCATCCAAAGAAACCGTTGCATTAGCAAGGTAGTTGGCTGCAAATGCAACATTTACAGATAATTCCCTTTGCAATGTTTCTTCAGCCTTTGTAAGTTCGTACATGAAGGAAGTTATCCCATTACTGTATTTTTGCTCAATCTCACCGAATCTGAGTTCTTCCTTTCCGGAATGAATATCCTGCATCGTACAGTTATATACAGCTTTGCCAATGGCTATGTATTTAATACTGATATAATTTATGATGCTTTTCCATACTTTTTCACTGATATAGCCTGAGCTGAATTTGTAATCACTATTATACTTTATAAATCTGAACAGCTTTTCTACCTCATTTTCGATATAATGTATCCAGAAAATGTTAATGTCCATATCTTCAAAAAAAGCTGAGGGAGTGGATTTAACATATTTGACGCTCCGTCTGTAGAGCATAATGTTCTTCTCCCTTACGGAATCCCTTATTACATCAGCATCATAGCCTTCCTTTTTGTTATTATGCGAATCAATGACCGTTTTCTTGACTATTTCAACAAATCCGTCAGTAATGGATTTTTTCAGTTCATGGTCTTTCCATTCGTCAAAATCCTGTTCATTTACAGCTTCTGAACCATAAAAATACAGATTCACAATCCTTCTCAGTTTCAGCCGCATTCTATGACGTAAGGAATCGTCAAGTACTGCATATTCCGAAAGGAATCGCTTAAATGCCTTTTTCTCAACAGCATTTCCTCCCTTTTGTGAAACCTGTGGAAGTTCAAGGGTTTTGGTTTCAATATCATACTGGACTACCATATTCTGATTTTTTATTGAATCAGGAACACAAGTTTTTATATCCGATTTGGAATACTCCTTTATAAGCTTTTTAATAAAGCAGTCCTCAATGAGTTTCCTGTCAGAATCATCAATGTTCTGATCAAGTCCTGATATATATTCAAGAAGCTTTCTGACTGCAGCTTTAGTATTCCCGTTCCGGAAGCTCTTTTTCAGCCTGATATCCAAGATTTCATTGATTAAGTCATCATTTACCTTAACACCCTTACAGTTACTGATAAGGGACTCGCTAAGGATTTCAAAGGTAAGGGAATTATTTATTCTTCGGCTTTTTGCCAGTTCACGTATTGATATATTGAAATTTTTGGCGAGGTCTTTTGATTTTTTTGCATATTCTATTTTGTTATTATTAAATATATTGAATAGGATTTTCGTTGCATTTGCACGTTCATTAACAATGTCGGACAAACTCTTGTTTTCGTGATTAGGATCCTGATATATGAACCCGCCTATTTTGTGCTCAGTTATTTTTCCAACAGCAGTACGCCGATGGTCAACTTTGGAAATTTTCATATATTTTGTCCTCCTGGATTTTTTACGCTATCCACCATATTTTATATCGACATATCATGCTTAAATGATAAGGTGCTTTTTCATTGTTACGTGCATTATTTCAGGTTCATGATTGGGAGGGTCATAAGGATTCTTACATTACGAAGAATATTCCTTATGACCCTTATATGACGATAAATATCAATATCCGTCGTCGTTCATTGCCTGTTCCCATTCATCCGGAGTATCGGTTACACAGTCCAAATCCCCGTTTGAATCATACCAGTCAGTACGCCCTTCACCATCGTCATAACCTTCAAAAATCTGTCCGTCATCGTTTCTCCAGTATCTGTCCGGTTCATCATGATAGTTTGCCATAAGTTAATACCACCTTTCTTATTTGAGCTTTTAAATCAAATGAATGTGCTCAATGCGCTTTTTGGGTTACATACGGTCAATCTCGCTTCCAACCTTGTTTCCACCGAGTAGTCCTATTATGCCTCCTATGATTGCACATGGTATGGTGCCTGCTACAGCTCCAACAGGACCGCCTACGGCTATTCCTATATGCGCTCCTTTTATTGCACCGGCAGCTGCTCCTGCCGCCATTCCGGTTAAGCTTCCGATAATTTCTGATGTTCTTTCCATATAATTTACCTGCCTTTCATAGATTTAACACTTCCTGAGAGCAAAAAATAATTACTCACAGGATGTTGACCTGCCTGATTGTGAATTGAAATTGATTAACATCGCCTCCCTTCGTATGGTTACTTGTTTTCCTGATAGTAGGATTATATCAAGGCGTATTTCGGATTTTTTGGACACCTATTCAAACAGGCTGAAGAATCCACCTACTACGTTGCCAACCCCTTCTGCTATATCACCTGCAAAGTCGATTGTATTACAGATAGCATCGAAAGTTGTATCAACGGATTTATCTATTGAATCAAAAACCGCATCGCTTGCCGTATCAAAGAATTCTTCAACGGTACTCCCAACCTCGTCAGCAATCGTTTCGGCTATAGAACCTACACCTTCTGCTACTACACCTGTAACTTCACCGATTTCATCACATACTTCAGATACAGCTTCTCCTGCTACACCACCGGCAACAACACCGGCACCTATTCCTATAGCAACTTTTGCAACCAGGGGAATAGGAGCCACCGCCAGTAAAGCCATTGTTCCTTCCGATGCTGCGGCTCCTACTCCCGAAGAAACAGCACCATTAAGGGCACTGGATGTTATATTCGCCGTAGCGGTTTCTAAATCGTCACCATCTGCAATGGATTTTATTGCCGCAATCCCTCCTGATATAGCACCTCCTGTCTTAGCAGCAGAAAAAACAATATTACCCATGCCTGTTACAGATGATATATTATTAAACTTATTGCTGATCCGACTTGTATCATTAGTGGATATTCCTGAATCTTTCATTACTTTTTTTATTCCTGAGCCTGCGGC is from Lachnospiraceae bacterium C1.1 and encodes:
- a CDS encoding YcxB family protein, which produces MFEAETVYTLEECRKAAWAVWLHSKKTMAFFICLVFMLVVGILSISFGSYDTGSKILLLTGIYILMLFVLIERQIRYGFKTNRIIRNSKVHFDFYDEYFDVISESGNSHIEYNQLYRLMETKENFYPMISCNNMFIVRKADCSRELIDFLHKIA
- a CDS encoding DUF4230 domain-containing protein is translated as MTKRKIVVFMTSFIIFFLSGFLFAKYTIPPKEIVSERIVERKIQLPGETVKRTVTKDDIEAKLKEMSELTTYSCEYTVSQSEQESRYFSSLEILGTTNTIDITARGIVKVGYDVSDIKVKVGDDKIYISIPKAQLNDNYVIWDSMQCNEVNTPLNPIEISQYQNVISEIEAKGLKQAESKGIYDAAEKNLKVVINGFFSEFVDYEIIYM
- a CDS encoding nuclease-related domain-containing protein is translated as MNYTVEDIISIFEKRGIFTRSDYTFEEYVNQLNKYQETVSEIITGNPDGNIKRLNEVADILGSSQIEGGTDNTFTSNGIETLNFLNTEIAIAFAGKCGEERVADTYQYVKRDDASFYRNIYLSDGFNETEIDTIVLTRNGFIILEIKNAKEDVTITKDGRLLMSNSICKHEVNIGEKMDKKRYLLSKILTDEFHRLGINKRVIVDSMIVFSTPSGVRIQVHDEYKKENYGFRGTLYRRIDNFQSTTNYTYKELKSLNNVLENMTSIKKRFSIRFDPMSVKMSFAEAYVAYSKALSNTGIDKVKKLTFLDCFIRNMKNLINLKLAGTIFNPFNNNCRVGKETL
- the cas2 gene encoding CRISPR-associated endonuclease Cas2, with product MDDDKVYALVIYDIVDNRRREKFAKTLNKYGIRVQKSAFEVWIHSFLYKKMIREAMKIADKENDSIRIYKLQNDCKQVHIGKNPVLQKETYRWL
- the cas1 gene encoding CRISPR-associated endonuclease Cas1, whose amino-acid sequence is MDVYIYDQGTHISCINNLFVIKRNTESTARLPLHMVESISMFGNVQMTTQAINTCLSEDIPILYYSYGGHYNGKISSEDVMRSDVVINQCKFLDNSAERLSFDKSIIEAKINNQLTVLRRYDRTHNFSEKSDCPNYEAMLKSMKNRLMRAEKQSEIMGIEGISGKIYFKALGSLFSESRFTFKGRNKRPPKDPFNAALSMGYTFLLNILTARISSEGLVAEIGMLHSNGYNRPALSCDLMEEWRQPIVDSTVIGMLLGNELLPVDFDFLENAVYLGKNGIRKLINKLHGKMQSKCQYIHGAERKLTFYEAVAHQIHSFRFMVKNQHSSDYQPIVLR
- the cas13a gene encoding type VI-A CRISPR-associated RNA-guided ribonuclease Cas13a → MKISKVDHRRTAVGKITEHKIGGFIYQDPNHENKSLSDIVNERANATKILFNIFNNNKIEYAKKSKDLAKNFNISIRELAKSRRINNSLTFEILSESLISNCKGVKVNDDLINEILDIRLKKSFRNGNTKAAVRKLLEYISGLDQNIDDSDRKLIEDCFIKKLIKEYSKSDIKTCVPDSIKNQNMVVQYDIETKTLELPQVSQKGGNAVEKKAFKRFLSEYAVLDDSLRHRMRLKLRRIVNLYFYGSEAVNEQDFDEWKDHELKKSITDGFVEIVKKTVIDSHNNKKEGYDADVIRDSVREKNIMLYRRSVKYVKSTPSAFFEDMDINIFWIHYIENEVEKLFRFIKYNSDYKFSSGYISEKVWKSIINYISIKYIAIGKAVYNCTMQDIHSGKEELRFGEIEQKYSNGITSFMYELTKAEETLQRELSVNVAFAANYLANATVSLDEETAEKNDFLTLDDDKLKKFAVPGIAHNIMQFFGGYSAWKDFCDSNFTVDYDELSLLKDMKDIIYSLRNSSFHFATENVNNGSWNMSFIGKMFENDCFRTFKVIRNRFYSSNLPMYYSDTSLEKVLKRLYGSYYERASQVSAFNSVFVRKNFPECLIRNGYKASFDTDADVQKWQNAVYFLFKEIYYNDFLQGKRSLELFLDYVNNLKIEKDEKGKTTKETKPAENFKAAVRHYSNADISLSELCQQIMTEYNHQNQSNVGGKKQSHYAEKMHPKKFQHYKMALLEGLRQSFMTYLMENEDHYGFIKHPVKKPDGLPDIDKFLPEFRSDRFAGIIAIVKTSPELQKWYVLGRLINPRQVNLFAGDLRHYQQYVNNILRRAEETGNAIKDYNMTIDIVHILEILDICTKLNGTTSNEISDYFRDEDEYSEYVGKYLDYGNEKSSVALRTFCNQEISGKKIGIYYDGLNPIVNRNVVLCKMYGMLGPISAKLDPVNIDMISSYMNQQDKIAGYQKNGICRNEEEQKTLKKYQELKNRVELRDIVEYSEILNELQGQLIKWVYLRERDLMYFQLGFHYCCLNNDSYKPDGYACISTDGKTLNGAILYQIVSMYTNGLKQYYKNEDTDYISSRYNFKKNKVIEGTTNANESIGVKIKYFLSYGNGLDPDRQNYGGKIYLSGMEIFENIAEHDNMVELRRYIEHFAYFNKYDRSMLSIYSEIFDRFLSYDFRLRKNVINMMYNILLSHQVVTAYTFESGEKSVGKEKNIKKPSAYCTLREKNGVDSDKYVYKLKDSTKPTEIPARSKDFLNNVARIISYPDDIAVEVVRSSTPMNGSKDSQAHTGNTKGKRELNFGKPKSNNSRFGSSIGDLLNLSDIKLK